One part of the Streptomyces ferrugineus genome encodes these proteins:
- the xylB gene encoding xylulokinase, translated as MSAAEGPLVVGVDTSTQSTKALVVDASTGQVVASGQAAHTVSSGAGRESDPRQWWDALCEALSQCGDAAHEAAAVSIGGQQHGLVTLDDRGEPVRPALLWNDVRSAPQARRLTEELGGAKFWAERTGSVPAASFTVTKWAWLAENEPESVRTTKAVRLPHDYLTERLTGQGTTDRGDASGTGWWASGTESYDEEILARVGLDPAMLPRVVRPGEVAGTVRDSHDLPFSKGTLVAPGTGDNAAAALGLGLRPGAPVLSLGTSGTVYAVSTRRPADPTGTVAGFADAHGDWLPLACTLNCTLAVDRLASLLGLDREAVEPTTGLTLLPYLDGERTPNLPNASGLLHGLRHDTTAGQLLQAAYDGAVHALLGALDLVLDDDADRSAPLLLIGGGARGTAWQQTVRRLSGRPVQVPEARELVALGAAAQAAGLLTGEDPAAVARRWNTTRGPVLDAVERDEETLARISGVLSDAAPLLERGPEAH; from the coding sequence ATGTCAGCAGCCGAGGGTCCGCTCGTCGTGGGCGTGGACACGTCCACCCAGTCCACGAAGGCGTTGGTCGTCGACGCGTCGACCGGGCAGGTCGTCGCGAGCGGCCAGGCGGCGCACACCGTGTCCTCCGGGGCCGGCCGCGAGAGCGACCCACGCCAGTGGTGGGACGCCCTGTGCGAGGCACTGAGCCAGTGCGGCGACGCCGCGCACGAGGCCGCCGCGGTGTCGATCGGCGGACAGCAGCACGGCCTGGTCACGCTGGACGACCGGGGTGAACCGGTGCGGCCGGCACTGCTGTGGAACGACGTGCGCTCGGCGCCGCAGGCCCGCCGGCTGACCGAGGAACTGGGCGGCGCGAAGTTCTGGGCCGAGCGGACGGGCTCGGTACCGGCCGCCTCCTTCACGGTCACGAAGTGGGCCTGGCTCGCCGAGAACGAACCGGAGTCCGTCCGGACCACCAAGGCCGTGCGCCTCCCCCACGACTACCTCACCGAACGCCTCACCGGGCAGGGCACCACCGACCGCGGCGACGCCTCCGGCACGGGCTGGTGGGCGTCGGGGACGGAGTCGTACGACGAGGAGATCCTCGCGCGCGTGGGGCTCGACCCGGCGATGCTGCCCCGTGTGGTCCGGCCCGGTGAAGTGGCGGGCACCGTGCGCGACAGCCACGACCTGCCGTTCTCCAAGGGCACCCTCGTCGCGCCCGGCACCGGCGACAACGCCGCCGCCGCACTGGGCCTCGGCCTGCGCCCCGGCGCGCCCGTGCTGAGCCTCGGCACGTCGGGCACGGTGTACGCCGTGTCGACGCGGCGCCCCGCCGACCCGACCGGCACGGTCGCCGGGTTCGCCGACGCGCATGGCGACTGGCTGCCGCTGGCCTGCACCCTGAACTGCACACTCGCCGTCGACCGCCTCGCGAGCCTGCTGGGCCTCGACCGCGAGGCCGTGGAACCCACCACGGGCCTCACGCTGCTGCCGTACCTGGACGGCGAACGCACGCCGAACCTGCCGAACGCCTCCGGGCTCCTGCACGGCCTGCGCCACGACACGACCGCCGGTCAGCTCCTGCAGGCCGCCTACGACGGCGCCGTCCACGCCCTGCTCGGCGCCCTGGACCTCGTCCTGGACGACGACGCGGACCGCTCGGCCCCGCTGCTGCTGATCGGCGGCGGCGCCCGGGGCACGGCCTGGCAGCAGACCGTACGACGGCTGTCGGGGCGTCCGGTGCAGGTCCCGGAGGCCAGGGAACTGGTCGCGCTCGGCGCCGCGGCCCAGGCGGCGGGCCTGCTGACCGGCGAGGACCCGGCCGCGGTCGCCCGGCGCTGGAACACCACGCGCGGGCCGGTGCTCGACGCCGTGGAGCGGGACGAGGAGACGCTGGCCAGGATCAGCGGGGTACTCTCCGACGCGGCCCCGCTGCTGGAGCGGGGCCCCGAGGCGCACTGA
- a CDS encoding MHYT domain-containing protein, whose protein sequence is MGHLDHAALGWLTPVLSYAMACTGAALGLRCTVRALGATGRSRRNWLITAASAIGTGIWTMHFVAMLGFSVGGTDIRYDVPLTILSLLVAMTVVCAGVFAVGYGRDRTRALFLGGLTTGLGVASMHYLGMAAVRLHGDVSYDPLLVGLSVVIAVVAATAALWAALNIKSPVAVTIASLIMGAAVSSMHYTGMFAVGVRVTPSGEVLPGATAMQFIFPLAVGLGSYLFLTSAFVALSPTTGEREASASAQRSVESVVG, encoded by the coding sequence ATGGGACACCTGGACCACGCCGCCCTCGGCTGGCTGACCCCCGTGCTGTCGTACGCGATGGCCTGCACCGGCGCCGCGCTCGGCCTGCGCTGCACCGTGCGCGCCCTCGGCGCCACCGGCCGGTCGCGCCGCAACTGGCTCATCACCGCCGCCTCGGCGATCGGCACCGGCATCTGGACCATGCACTTCGTGGCCATGCTGGGCTTCAGCGTCGGCGGCACCGACATCCGCTACGACGTGCCGCTCACCATCCTGAGCCTCCTCGTCGCCATGACCGTCGTGTGCGCCGGCGTCTTCGCCGTCGGATACGGCCGCGACCGGACCCGCGCGCTCTTCCTCGGCGGGCTCACCACCGGGCTCGGCGTCGCGAGCATGCACTACTTGGGCATGGCCGCCGTACGACTCCACGGCGACGTCAGCTACGACCCCCTGCTCGTCGGACTCTCCGTGGTGATCGCCGTCGTCGCGGCGACGGCGGCCCTGTGGGCTGCGCTCAACATCAAGTCGCCCGTAGCCGTCACCATCGCCTCGCTGATCATGGGCGCGGCGGTCAGCAGCATGCACTACACCGGCATGTTCGCGGTCGGCGTGCGCGTCACGCCCTCCGGCGAGGTCCTGCCCGGTGCCACGGCGATGCAGTTCATCTTCCCCCTCGCCGTCGGCCTCGGGTCCTACCTCTTCCTGACCTCCGCCTTCGTCGCGCTGTCACCCACGACAGGCGAGCGCGAGGCGTCCGCTTCGGCCCAGCGGTCGGTCGAGAGCGTCGTCGGCTAG
- the xylA gene encoding xylose isomerase produces MSYQPTPDDRFTFGLWTVGWQGRDPFGDATRRALDPVETVQRLAELGAHGVTFHDDDLIPFGSSDTEREAHIKRFREALDATGMTVPMATTNLFTHPVFKDGAFTANDRDVRRYALRKTIRNIDLAVELGARTYVAWGGREGAESGAAKDVRAALDRMKEAFDLLGEYVISQGYDLRFAIEPKPNEPRGDILLPTVGHALAFIERLERPELYGVNPEVGHEQMAGLNFPHGIAQALWAGKLFHIDLNGQSGIKYDQDLRFGAGDLRAAFWLVDLLESAGYSGPRHFDFKPPRTEDLDGVWASAAGCMRNYLILKERSAAFRADPEVQEALRASRLDELAQSTAADGLKALLADRTAFEEFDVEAAAARGMAFERLDQLAMDHLLGARG; encoded by the coding sequence ATGAGCTACCAGCCCACCCCCGATGACAGGTTCACCTTCGGCCTGTGGACCGTCGGCTGGCAGGGACGGGACCCGTTCGGCGACGCCACCCGCCGGGCCCTCGACCCGGTCGAGACGGTGCAGCGCCTGGCCGAGCTCGGCGCCCACGGCGTCACCTTCCACGACGACGACCTGATCCCCTTCGGGTCCTCCGACACCGAGCGCGAGGCGCACATCAAGCGCTTCCGCGAGGCTCTCGACGCGACCGGCATGACCGTGCCGATGGCCACCACCAACCTCTTCACGCACCCCGTCTTCAAGGACGGCGCCTTCACCGCCAACGACCGCGACGTGCGCCGCTACGCCCTGCGCAAGACGATCCGCAACATCGATCTCGCGGTCGAGCTGGGCGCCAGGACGTACGTCGCCTGGGGCGGCCGTGAGGGTGCCGAGTCCGGCGCCGCCAAGGACGTGCGTGCCGCCCTGGACCGCATGAAGGAGGCCTTCGACCTCCTGGGCGAGTACGTCATCTCCCAGGGCTACGACCTGCGCTTCGCGATCGAGCCCAAGCCGAACGAGCCGCGCGGCGACATCCTGCTGCCCACCGTGGGGCACGCGCTGGCGTTCATCGAGCGCCTGGAGCGCCCCGAGCTGTACGGCGTCAACCCCGAGGTCGGCCACGAGCAGATGGCCGGTCTGAACTTCCCGCACGGCATCGCGCAGGCGCTGTGGGCGGGCAAGCTCTTCCACATCGACCTCAACGGCCAGTCCGGCATCAAGTACGACCAGGACCTGCGCTTCGGCGCCGGCGACCTGCGTGCCGCCTTCTGGCTGGTCGACCTCCTGGAGAGCGCCGGCTACAGCGGCCCGCGCCACTTCGACTTCAAGCCGCCGCGGACCGAGGACCTCGACGGCGTGTGGGCGTCGGCCGCGGGCTGCATGCGCAACTACCTCATCCTGAAGGAGCGTTCGGCCGCCTTCCGCGCGGACCCCGAGGTCCAGGAGGCACTGCGCGCCTCCCGCCTGGACGAGCTGGCGCAGTCGACGGCGGCGGACGGCCTCAAGGCGCTGCTCGCGGACCGCACCGCCTTCGAGGAGTTCGACGTCGAGGCGGCCGCCGCGCGCGGGATGGCCTTCGAGCGCCTCGACCAGCTGGCGATGGACCACCTGCTGGGCGCCCGGGGCTGA
- a CDS encoding esterase-like activity of phytase family protein, giving the protein MSPHATGRRRTHRLVAGGVPLAVIAALAAAGPAAGAGGGHADEAHVVRTATLDDIPLAAFSNALLPGSVADDRGVDLGGIGSDLYPAGRRGEFWTVTDRGPNGQIKVDGKKRRTFPVPGFDPAIVKIRVTGSAVKVLDAIPITTASGKAVTGLPNQEGRDEAPYTYDARTPLTYDPNGLDTEGIVRAADGSFWLVDEYGPSLVHASARGKVLTRYVPEGLGLTGTDYRVVEALPSVLLHRKTNRGFEGLAQLPGGDLVMAVQSPLSLPDADAGEASRTTRLLRFSPKKKAITAEYAYRFDPVNVVDPSEGDTSELKISSVVAVGGNRLLVEERTDKAARLQLVRLDRSANILGSRWDDDATSPSLEQLDDPAASGVPVLPKRLVVDLGTVAGVPGKIEGIARVDHDTLALINDNDFGMTDGADAFDARGRLVDSGVETSVIYVRLPRGI; this is encoded by the coding sequence ATGTCCCCGCACGCCACAGGCCGGCGCCGCACCCACCGCCTCGTCGCCGGGGGCGTACCCCTCGCCGTGATCGCGGCGCTCGCGGCCGCCGGGCCCGCCGCCGGCGCCGGGGGCGGGCATGCCGACGAGGCGCACGTCGTGCGTACGGCCACCCTCGACGACATCCCGCTCGCCGCCTTCAGCAACGCGCTGCTGCCCGGCAGCGTCGCCGACGACCGGGGCGTGGACCTGGGCGGCATAGGCAGCGACCTCTACCCGGCGGGCCGCAGGGGCGAGTTCTGGACGGTCACCGACCGCGGCCCCAACGGCCAGATCAAGGTGGACGGCAAGAAGCGCCGCACGTTCCCCGTGCCGGGCTTCGATCCGGCGATCGTGAAGATCCGGGTGACGGGCAGCGCCGTGAAGGTGCTGGACGCGATCCCGATCACCACCGCCTCCGGGAAGGCCGTCACCGGGCTGCCGAACCAGGAGGGGCGCGACGAGGCGCCGTACACCTATGACGCGCGGACTCCTTTGACGTACGACCCGAACGGGCTGGACACCGAGGGCATCGTGCGGGCCGCCGACGGGAGTTTCTGGCTGGTCGACGAGTACGGGCCCTCCCTGGTGCACGCCTCCGCGCGCGGGAAGGTCCTCACGCGCTATGTGCCCGAGGGGCTCGGCCTGACCGGTACGGACTACCGCGTGGTGGAGGCGCTGCCCTCGGTCCTGTTGCACCGGAAGACCAACCGCGGTTTCGAGGGGCTGGCCCAGTTGCCCGGCGGCGACCTGGTGATGGCCGTGCAGAGCCCGCTGTCGCTGCCCGACGCGGATGCCGGGGAGGCGTCGCGCACCACGCGGCTGCTGCGCTTCTCGCCGAAGAAGAAGGCGATCACCGCGGAGTACGCGTACCGCTTCGACCCGGTGAACGTGGTGGACCCGAGCGAGGGCGACACCTCCGAGCTGAAGATCTCGTCGGTCGTGGCCGTGGGCGGGAACCGGCTGCTGGTCGAGGAGCGCACCGACAAGGCCGCACGGCTGCAGCTGGTGCGGCTGGACCGGTCGGCGAACATCCTGGGCAGCCGCTGGGACGACGACGCGACGTCCCCGTCGCTGGAACAGCTCGACGACCCGGCGGCCTCGGGAGTGCCGGTGCTGCCCAAGCGGCTCGTCGTCGATCTGGGCACGGTCGCCGGGGTGCCCGGGAAGATCGAGGGCATCGCGCGCGTGGACCACGACACGCTGGCTCTCATCAACGACAACGACTTCGGGATGACGGACGGCGCGGACGCGTTCGACGCCCGGGGTCGGCTGGTCGACAGCGGTGTCGAGACGTCGGTGATCTACGTGCGGCTGCCGCGCGGCATCTGA
- a CDS encoding class I SAM-dependent methyltransferase has translation MSDDHTHVQDFFTARAADWDSRFPDDGPAFAAAVGELGLREGARVLDAGCGTGRALPPLRAAVGPSGVVLGADLTPAMLEAAVRAGRDADGRLLLADVAALPLRSESLDAVFAAGLVAHLPHPAANLRELARVVRPGGTLALFHPIGRAALAARQGRRITPDDLRAEPNLRPLLAGSGWRMTSYVDEDDRFLALAVRES, from the coding sequence ATGAGCGACGACCACACACATGTGCAGGACTTCTTCACCGCCCGCGCCGCCGACTGGGACAGCAGGTTTCCCGACGACGGGCCCGCCTTCGCGGCCGCGGTCGGCGAGCTCGGACTGCGGGAGGGGGCTCGTGTGCTGGACGCGGGCTGCGGCACGGGGCGCGCCCTGCCGCCGCTGCGTGCCGCCGTGGGGCCCTCGGGAGTGGTCCTGGGGGCCGATCTGACCCCGGCCATGCTGGAGGCCGCCGTACGGGCCGGGCGGGACGCGGACGGGCGGTTGCTGCTCGCCGACGTGGCCGCGCTGCCGTTGCGGTCGGAGTCGCTGGACGCCGTGTTCGCGGCCGGCCTCGTCGCGCACCTGCCCCATCCGGCCGCGAACCTGCGGGAGTTGGCCCGCGTGGTGCGTCCCGGCGGCACGCTGGCGCTGTTCCACCCGATCGGCAGAGCGGCACTCGCGGCGCGCCAGGGCCGCCGGATCACACCCGACGATCTACGGGCCGAGCCCAACCTCCGGCCGCTGCTGGCCGGTTCCGGCTGGCGCATGACGTCGTACGTCGACGAGGACGACCGCTTCCTGGCGCTGGCCGTACGGGAGTCCTGA
- a CDS encoding DEAD/DEAH box helicase codes for MPRLSEATPSEISELAGCSAVFVPGDPARTGRIAFWRADGGAVPLVASGSVEELELVLPGDEGLQSASVPAVLLPVRAALPVLTRARTSARAPRAGVFWGTAAVLALQCVARGLLLPGLSTGDHDSWRVGPLRPEDVERVRALAAAMPPEAHAVPLSGVAPPRLADQEGLLRAFLDAVADALPRSPAAALVTGGPLYAAQEPQHVPALRPWAADVAAGHDAGVRLSLRLEVSGLAEATQDDDAAPSFRAVLQVHSVSDPALVADAADVWAGSDAFGPRARMDALLALRRATRAWAALAPLLSAAVPDSVDLADEEVTDLLGEGARHLAAAGVDVHWPKELARELTARAVIGPPDDEPARGKVSSDTPSFLSADALLAFNWWFALGDQRLTREELDRLAEANRPVVRLRGQWVLVDPQEMRRARAQQDHKVTPIDALGAALTGSTEVDGRRVEVRPTGWLAALRERLADPEGQEPVGQPAALAATLRDYQRRGLSWLARMTSLGLGCCLADDMGLGKTITLIALHLHRQADASSAGPTLVVCPTSLMGNWQREIEKFAPGTRVRRFHGSRRDLGSVADGEFVLTTYGTMRLDARRLADVPWGMVVADEAQHVKNPYSATARALRSIGARARVALTGTPVENNLSELWAILDWTTPGLLGRLGTFRARYAQAVEGGQDPAAAERLARLVRPFLLRRRKSDPGIAPELPPKTETDRAVSLTAEQTGLYEAVVRETLAEISEADSMARRGLIVKLLTGLKQICNHPAQFLKEERPRIAGRSGKLELLDELLDTILSEGASVLVFTQYVQMGRLIEEHLAARGVPSQFLHGGTPIAERDALVGRFQDGEVPVFLLSLKAAGTGLNLTRAEHVVHYDRWWNPAVEAQATDRAYRIGQTRPVQVHRLIAEGTIEDRIADMLGRKRELADAVLGAGEAALTELTDAELADLVELRGGTR; via the coding sequence GTGCCGAGGCTTTCCGAGGCAACACCGTCCGAGATCTCCGAACTGGCCGGCTGCAGCGCCGTCTTCGTACCCGGTGATCCGGCGCGCACCGGCCGGATCGCCTTCTGGCGAGCCGACGGCGGCGCCGTGCCACTCGTCGCGTCCGGGTCCGTCGAGGAACTCGAGCTCGTCCTGCCCGGCGACGAAGGTCTCCAGTCGGCGAGCGTGCCGGCCGTTCTGCTGCCGGTGCGGGCCGCCCTGCCCGTGCTCACGCGTGCGCGTACGTCCGCGCGGGCACCCCGGGCGGGCGTCTTCTGGGGCACGGCCGCCGTGCTGGCCCTGCAATGCGTGGCCCGAGGACTGCTGTTGCCCGGCCTCTCCACGGGCGACCACGACTCCTGGCGCGTCGGCCCCCTGCGACCTGAGGACGTCGAACGCGTCCGCGCCCTGGCCGCCGCGATGCCGCCCGAAGCGCACGCCGTGCCACTGAGCGGCGTGGCACCGCCGAGGCTGGCGGACCAGGAGGGACTGCTGCGGGCCTTCCTGGATGCCGTCGCCGACGCCCTTCCCCGCTCCCCCGCGGCGGCGCTGGTGACGGGCGGGCCGCTCTACGCGGCACAGGAGCCGCAGCACGTACCCGCCCTGCGCCCGTGGGCCGCCGATGTCGCCGCCGGCCACGACGCGGGCGTGCGGCTCTCCCTGCGCCTCGAGGTCAGCGGCCTCGCGGAGGCGACGCAGGACGACGATGCGGCGCCGTCGTTCCGCGCGGTGCTCCAGGTGCACAGCGTGAGTGATCCGGCGCTGGTCGCCGATGCCGCCGACGTGTGGGCGGGATCCGATGCCTTCGGCCCCCGCGCGCGGATGGACGCCCTGCTGGCGCTGCGCCGCGCGACCCGGGCCTGGGCTGCGCTCGCACCGCTGCTGTCGGCGGCCGTTCCGGACTCCGTGGACCTCGCCGACGAGGAGGTGACCGACCTCCTGGGAGAGGGCGCCCGGCACCTCGCCGCAGCCGGCGTCGACGTGCACTGGCCCAAGGAGCTCGCCCGCGAACTGACGGCCCGCGCGGTCATCGGTCCGCCGGACGACGAGCCCGCGCGCGGCAAGGTCTCGTCGGACACGCCGTCGTTCCTCTCCGCCGACGCGCTGCTCGCCTTCAACTGGTGGTTCGCGCTGGGCGACCAGCGGCTCACGCGCGAGGAGCTGGACCGTCTGGCGGAGGCGAACCGCCCCGTGGTGCGGCTGCGTGGCCAGTGGGTCCTCGTCGACCCCCAGGAGATGCGCCGCGCCCGCGCGCAGCAGGACCACAAGGTCACGCCCATCGACGCGCTCGGCGCCGCGCTGACGGGCTCCACCGAAGTGGACGGCCGCCGGGTCGAGGTCCGGCCCACGGGCTGGCTGGCGGCGCTGCGCGAGCGCCTGGCGGACCCCGAGGGACAGGAGCCGGTCGGCCAGCCGGCCGCCCTCGCGGCCACGCTGCGGGACTACCAGCGGCGTGGCCTGAGTTGGCTGGCGCGCATGACGTCCCTGGGCCTGGGCTGCTGTCTGGCCGACGACATGGGCCTCGGCAAGACGATCACGCTGATCGCGCTGCACCTTCACCGGCAGGCCGACGCCTCGTCCGCCGGTCCGACGCTGGTGGTCTGTCCGACGTCCCTGATGGGCAACTGGCAGCGCGAGATCGAGAAGTTCGCGCCCGGCACGCGCGTGCGCCGCTTCCACGGGTCGCGGCGCGACCTCGGCTCCGTGGCGGACGGCGAGTTCGTGCTCACCACGTACGGCACGATGCGCCTGGACGCGCGCCGGCTCGCCGACGTGCCGTGGGGCATGGTGGTGGCGGACGAGGCCCAGCATGTGAAGAACCCGTACTCCGCGACCGCGCGGGCGCTGCGGTCCATCGGCGCACGCGCGCGTGTGGCGCTCACGGGCACCCCGGTCGAGAACAACCTGTCGGAACTGTGGGCGATCCTCGACTGGACGACCCCGGGCCTGCTGGGCCGCCTGGGCACCTTCCGCGCGCGTTATGCCCAGGCCGTCGAGGGCGGCCAGGACCCGGCGGCAGCGGAGCGGCTCGCCCGGCTGGTACGCCCGTTCCTGCTGCGCCGGCGCAAGTCCGATCCGGGGATCGCGCCGGAGCTCCCGCCGAAGACGGAGACCGACCGGGCCGTGTCCCTCACCGCGGAACAGACGGGCCTGTACGAGGCCGTGGTCCGCGAGACGCTGGCGGAGATCTCCGAAGCAGACAGCATGGCGCGCCGCGGCCTGATCGTGAAGCTCCTGACGGGCCTGAAGCAGATCTGCAACCACCCCGCGCAGTTCCTCAAGGAGGAGCGACCGAGGATCGCCGGACGCTCGGGGAAGCTGGAACTGCTGGACGAACTGCTCGACACCATCCTCTCCGAGGGAGCGAGCGTTCTGGTCTTCACGCAGTACGTGCAGATGGGACGCCTCATCGAGGAGCACCTGGCGGCTCGCGGAGTGCCCTCGCAGTTTCTGCACGGCGGCACGCCCATCGCCGAGCGCGACGCCCTGGTCGGGCGCTTCCAGGACGGTGAAGTGCCCGTCTTCCTGCTGTCGTTGAAGGCCGCCGGCACCGGCCTGAACCTCACCCGCGCGGAGCACGTCGTGCACTACGACCGCTGGTGGAACCCCGCCGTCGAGGCCCAGGCCACCGACCGCGCGTACCGCATCGGTCAGACCCGGCCCGTGCAGGTGCACCGGCTGATCGCCGAGGGCACGATCGAGGACCGTATCGCCGACATGCTCGGCCGCAAGCGGGAACTCGCCGACGCGGTGCTCGGCGCGGGCGAGGCGGCCCTCACGGAGCTGACGGACGCGGAGCTGGCCGATCTGGTGGAACTGCGAGGGGGAACGCGATGA
- a CDS encoding SWIM zinc finger family protein, with product MTRYDGDQERTFAALPPARGRGFAQTWWGQAWLKALEETALDSEQLKVGRRLARAGAVGAVSVRPGRITAVVQGRDRTAHRADVLLEELTEDQWDRFLDMAVEHAGHVAALLDREMPPHLVEDAAARGIELLPGMGDLEPECGCDAWDHCGHTAALCYQVARLLDQDPFVLLLMRGRGERGLLNDLQARSAAPTSDRPAPCEPAEPEGVDAAEAYATGDILPPLPALPEVPAEPGVPPSLDTETPPAPGVEPAALEFLAARTAAEAHRLLSDALRAGPEQQVAEAGLTPSQDMVRLAAGSPPADVAERLADGSGRGHEGLETAVRAWHLGGVAALAVLDEEWTVEGEALARARAALESAWDEDKRPTLRARGNRWTVVGAPGQLRLGRDGRWWPYREERGRWVPAGGPARDPATALASARSATEEEER from the coding sequence ATGACGCGCTACGACGGTGACCAGGAGCGCACGTTCGCCGCGCTGCCGCCCGCGCGCGGGCGAGGATTCGCACAGACGTGGTGGGGCCAGGCCTGGCTGAAGGCGCTGGAGGAGACGGCGCTGGACTCGGAGCAGCTCAAGGTCGGCCGCAGGCTCGCGCGCGCGGGAGCGGTCGGTGCCGTGTCGGTGCGCCCTGGGCGCATCACCGCCGTGGTGCAGGGCCGCGACCGTACGGCGCACCGGGCCGATGTGCTGCTGGAGGAGCTGACCGAGGACCAGTGGGACCGCTTCCTGGACATGGCCGTGGAGCACGCCGGGCACGTCGCCGCGTTGCTGGACCGCGAGATGCCGCCGCACCTGGTGGAGGACGCGGCCGCCAGGGGCATCGAACTGCTGCCGGGCATGGGCGATCTGGAACCGGAGTGCGGCTGCGACGCCTGGGACCACTGCGGGCACACGGCGGCCCTCTGCTACCAGGTGGCACGGCTGCTGGACCAGGACCCGTTCGTTCTGCTGCTGATGCGCGGGCGCGGTGAACGCGGCCTCCTGAACGACCTCCAGGCCCGCAGCGCCGCACCCACCTCCGACCGACCCGCGCCGTGCGAACCGGCCGAGCCCGAGGGCGTGGATGCCGCCGAGGCGTATGCGACCGGCGACATCCTGCCGCCGCTGCCCGCACTGCCCGAGGTGCCCGCCGAGCCGGGGGTACCGCCGTCCCTGGACACCGAGACGCCGCCCGCGCCCGGCGTCGAACCCGCCGCGCTGGAGTTCCTGGCCGCCCGGACCGCCGCGGAAGCACACCGCCTGCTCTCGGACGCGCTGCGGGCGGGCCCGGAACAGCAGGTCGCCGAAGCCGGGTTGACGCCGAGCCAGGACATGGTGCGCCTCGCGGCCGGCTCCCCACCCGCCGACGTGGCCGAGCGACTGGCCGACGGTTCGGGCCGCGGCCACGAAGGGCTGGAGACGGCCGTACGCGCTTGGCACCTGGGGGGCGTCGCCGCGCTGGCCGTGCTCGACGAGGAGTGGACCGTCGAGGGCGAAGCGCTCGCACGCGCGCGTGCCGCCCTGGAGTCCGCCTGGGACGAGGACAAACGGCCGACGCTGCGGGCGCGGGGCAATCGGTGGACGGTCGTCGGCGCGCCGGGCCAACTGCGCCTGGGGCGCGACGGGCGCTGGTGGCCGTATCGCGAGGAGCGGGGCCGCTGGGTGCCGGCGGGAGGTCCCGCGCGGGATCCGGCGACGGCGCTGGCCTCGGCGCGGTCGGCGACCGAGGAGGAGGAGCGGTAG
- a CDS encoding tannase/feruloyl esterase family alpha/beta hydrolase, which yields MRLSRTVPFLAATLLAATLGGPAAAMATAVDERHCARQNHVRVPGAAIQQSACLADLTTTGLAGTPHTDMADQAGLTARGTRTPAGVPGIQIDGYFPDSSRFNATHGWRHDAQFVIRLPDRWNGGLVVTGAPGTRKQYATDKAISDQVLALGYAYAATDKGNSGADFYRDGRRPGDAVAEWNARTTQLTRAARRAAALRYGHTPRRTYMTGISNGGYLTRWHLENHPELYDGGVDWEGALWTTDGPNLLTSLPTAVARMLGSARDEDLYAVGFARGSEFLWPYHEQAYWGVTQKIYRAEFDPAYDPGCPGPSAGTTPEQILAPCASDATYDYASRPASVRHAVARVALTGRIGKPLITLHGDLDALLPKAADSDVYARMIHARGRGPLHRYFTIAGGTHVDGLYDTHPDRLRPILPCYRSAFDALVSWVEQGTRPPADHTVGRPASGDVLNSCSLSTPAAPAAG from the coding sequence ATGCGCCTGTCCCGAACCGTTCCGTTCCTCGCCGCGACCCTGCTGGCAGCCACCCTCGGCGGCCCTGCTGCCGCAATGGCCACGGCAGTCGACGAGCGGCACTGCGCGCGCCAAAATCATGTACGGGTACCGGGCGCGGCCATCCAGCAGAGCGCCTGCCTGGCGGACCTGACCACGACAGGACTCGCCGGAACACCCCACACCGACATGGCCGACCAGGCCGGGCTGACCGCACGAGGCACCCGGACACCGGCCGGGGTCCCCGGTATTCAGATCGACGGCTACTTCCCTGACTCCTCCCGGTTCAACGCCACACACGGCTGGCGTCACGACGCGCAGTTCGTGATCCGGCTGCCGGACCGCTGGAACGGCGGACTGGTCGTCACCGGAGCGCCGGGCACACGCAAGCAGTACGCGACGGACAAGGCGATCTCCGACCAGGTGCTAGCGCTGGGCTACGCCTACGCGGCGACCGACAAGGGCAACAGCGGCGCCGACTTCTACCGCGACGGCAGACGACCCGGCGACGCGGTCGCCGAATGGAACGCACGGACCACTCAGCTCACGCGGGCCGCCCGTAGGGCGGCGGCCCTGCGCTACGGCCACACTCCCCGTCGTACCTACATGACCGGCATCTCCAACGGCGGGTATCTGACGCGCTGGCACCTCGAGAACCATCCCGAGCTGTACGACGGCGGCGTCGACTGGGAAGGCGCCTTGTGGACCACGGACGGCCCGAACCTCCTCACCTCCTTGCCCACGGCAGTGGCACGCATGCTCGGCTCCGCCCGGGACGAGGACCTGTACGCGGTCGGCTTCGCGCGCGGCTCCGAGTTTCTGTGGCCGTATCACGAGCAGGCCTACTGGGGAGTGACCCAGAAGATCTACCGCGCCGAGTTCGACCCGGCGTACGACCCCGGCTGCCCCGGCCCCTCCGCCGGAACCACGCCGGAGCAGATCCTGGCGCCGTGCGCGTCCGATGCCACGTACGACTACGCGTCGCGTCCCGCGTCCGTCCGTCACGCCGTGGCCCGTGTCGCCCTGACCGGCCGCATCGGCAAACCACTGATCACACTGCACGGTGATCTGGACGCGCTGCTGCCGAAGGCGGCCGACTCGGATGTGTACGCGCGCATGATCCACGCGAGGGGACGGGGCCCTCTGCACCGCTACTTCACGATCGCCGGCGGCACTCATGTCGACGGGCTGTACGACACCCATCCGGACCGGCTCCGGCCGATCCTGCCCTGCTACCGGTCGGCGTTCGACGCGCTGGTCTCATGGGTGGAGCAGGGCACCCGACCGCCCGCGGACCACACCGTCGGCCGGCCCGCGAGCGGTGACGTGCTCAACTCCTGCTCGCTGTCCACCCCTGCCGCACCCGCGGCAGGGTGA